Within Actinosynnema pretiosum, the genomic segment GCTGCCCTTGAGGGCCGCCGTCTTCTGCTTGGCGACCTTGTCCTGCCGGCCCTTGCGGACCAGCTGCTGGATCGTTGGCATACGCCTGGCTGCTTCTTCCGTTCACGTGCCCGCCGCCGGGGCGGCGAGCGCTGTTACCTGGTCCCTCTCTGCACCCGAGGTCGGGCGTGTCGCGCCCCACCGGCATGGCCGAGCGGGGGTTGAACCGCCTCACCACAGGTCCGCAGGCCACGTCCCAGGACGCCCCTGCGTGTGGAGGACACCGCGACCCGCCTTCCAGAACAACTGGCGCGTAGGCACGCGGAGCGGCCCGACATGGGTCGGGCACGAGTACCAAAGATACTCCGCACGGTTAGCACCGGTCAAAACGGCCCCGCCCCGGGGGCGGATCCCGCAGTCGTTCACCCGTGCGGACGATTCAACCACCGGTTCGGGAGATCCGCATCCGGGTTTCCCGGCGCAGTTCAGCGCCGCGTGGCCACCAGTGGCACGAGGTTCACCGAACCGCGCGACGGGACCCGCGCACGGTCGGCGGTCACCCTCGCGCAGACGGGGGCGGTCACCGCGCGATCGCCCGCCCGGACGGGGGTGCGCGGGGAGCGGGACGGCGCGACCGGCCCCACCCTCCGGACCGCGTTCGGACGGCCACTTCGGACAGTCCAGGACGGACCGCCCGCGAGCCCCGGAGCAATGCGCCGATTCCCGGTACAGGGGTCCGCGGGAGCATTAGATTCCGATGCGCTCCCCCTCACCCACCGTCACCGGAAGGCCCCGACGCCGCCATGCCCGACTGGGACGACAACGACGCGCTGGCCGCCCGGAACGCCCAGCTGCGCGACACCCTCGACAGCGTCATGCGCGAGGTGAGGCAGCGCACCGAGGCGTTGAAGGACGTGCAGGCCGCCGTCGCCGCCCTGTCCGGTCGCGCGTCGTCGCCGGACGGCGCCGTGACCGCGGTGGTCGACGCGACGGGCGTGCTGGACCGGCTGGAGCTGTCGCCCCGCGCGTTCGAGCGGTCCACCCCGGAGCAGCTGGCCAGGACCATCACCCAGGTGGTGCGGCAGGCCGCAGGCTCGGTCCGCGAGCAGGTGAGCGGCGCGGTGGCCCCGCTGGCCGAGGACGGCGGGCGCCTGGTCGACCTGCCCGACGTGCTGCCGGGCGCGCCGTCGCTGCGGGACGTGCTGAGGGTCGAGCAGCGCGACGTCGCCCCGCCGCCCCCGCCGCCCGGTGACGACTTCGACGGCCCGGTGCTGCGCGGCGCGTCGGCCCCGCAGCCCGAGCCGCCCGCCGCGCAGCCCCCGTACGGCCAGCCCCCGCAGCGCCCCGCGCAGCCCGCCCCGCGCAGGCCCGCGCCGTCGGACGACGACGAGGACTTCGGCGGGAACTCGATCATGAACAGGGGTGACCGCTGGTGACCGGCGGGCAGGTGCAGCTCGAGGTGGAGGCGGTCGTCGCCGCCGCCAGGAAGCTCGGCGCCGTCGGCGAGGACTTCGGCGAGCGGATCGCCGCGCTCACCTCGGCGCTGGCGGCCGAGGGCGCGTGCTGGGGCGGGGACGAGTCCGGGCAGCAGTTCGCGAAGGCCTACGAGCCGAACGCGGCCAAGGCGCAGGACGTGATGAAGAAGGCCGCGGGCGCGATGGCTTCCATCGCGGACGGCCTGACCGAGCAGGCGGAGTCGATGCGGCGGCTGGACGACGAGATCCG encodes:
- a CDS encoding YbaB/EbfC family nucleoid-associated protein, whose product is MPDWDDNDALAARNAQLRDTLDSVMREVRQRTEALKDVQAAVAALSGRASSPDGAVTAVVDATGVLDRLELSPRAFERSTPEQLARTITQVVRQAAGSVREQVSGAVAPLAEDGGRLVDLPDVLPGAPSLRDVLRVEQRDVAPPPPPPGDDFDGPVLRGASAPQPEPPAAQPPYGQPPQRPAQPAPRRPAPSDDDEDFGGNSIMNRGDRW
- a CDS encoding WXG100 family type VII secretion target yields the protein MTGGQVQLEVEAVVAAARKLGAVGEDFGERIAALTSALAAEGACWGGDESGQQFAKAYEPNAAKAQDVMKKAAGAMASIADGLTEQAESMRRLDDEIRARMGRADG